The genomic interval AACCTAAATAGGACCTGAAAGAATTCAAAACACAAATGATGATTCTGAAATGATTTCATAATCTTCAATAGATTCTGTTTGCAAAAGCAGGGAAATGTATACTAAATTAggaggagacgcaagagggaggagatatgtttCTTCAATAGATTCTGTTTGCAAAAGCAGGGAAATGTATACTAAATTAggaggagacgcaagagggaggaggtacgtatacatatagctgattcactttgttgtacagcagaaactaacacaacattgtaaagcatttatactccaatgaagatgtgaaaaaaaaaaaggagttccgTGTAAATGGCAGAAATAGAGCAAAAAAGATGTGAGACTTAAAAGAATAACCTTGAGTCAGCTATACCATGCATCCACGATGTCTGATAAATGGGATATTACTACACAGGTACTGattataaaatacacaaagcaatttATATCAAAAGAATATAGCACCTTTTTTATCCCCACGATTGAAACCATAAAAGCCCGTTCATGGTAAAAGCACCTCAGTCATGTAGGGACAGCCTCAGTCAGCTTCTCTGTGCATGAGAACTTTATATTGTGTCCTGAGTGATCAGCTGTATTGATCAGTAGGCCCAACTGACTATAAACCCTTCTTAAATGATAGAAGACACAGGGGCCACAAACACCTCCCCCTAAATCACTGTTTCTCAGAATCTGGTCTGCGAAACAGCACAACCAAGACCCTTGGTGAAcctgttttaaaatgcagattccccgAGTCCCAAACAAAATTccatgaatcagaatctctggggaaggCCCTAGGAACCTGCAGTTGAGCCCACCTACCCAAGGATTTCTGGTACAAGTAGAAGCCTGGGAATCACTGTAATATATCCGCACCTTCGTGTGTAGGTTCAGCAACCCTGTCAGGAGGAGACTGGCCAGGTCTGGTGAATTAACCCTTCCCATCCTTGTTCCTAATGTACCTAATAAGGCTATACTCCCGGTTTTGACATTTTATAGATAATCAAATTACATGTGGACTTCTAAATGTTTTATCACAGGAAGAAGATTCTgacacataataaaaataaagtttaacaagccctaactaattttaaaaggagCATACGATTTCTAAGCCATATATGTGAAACCTGAAGTAATGGATgcctgcaggggaaaaaaaaaaaaaaaaaaactgaggataAGTGTCTGATGCAAGTTCAGAGGATTGCTTGGGAATGGGGAGgaaaatacatgtaaaagcaGCCTTGGAGGAGAGGCAGAAAGCAGCTTACAACCAGAATAGGGAAACGCAAATCTCTTAAAAGTTGGCTGAGATGTTTAAGCTGGTCCTTAACACTCTTGAAGCAAAGGCTGGAAACTACTGGCAAACACGTTTTGTTTGGCCGGCACAATGTTTTAAACAATCCTGAATTCGTTGCCGACACATAAAAATTGggtgatttcttcctttttttttaatactatctTTTCCTGGAAAATTGGAAATTGGAAGAACTAGAAAAACCAGGCACTTGGCAACACTGTGCTGGAGCCGGGCAGCAGCTGCCCACCTTTCACCACAGCCACGTACTCCTGGGGTCTCCCCAGTGGCCGCCAGCCTGCTGCACGCATCAGATCACTTGCCAGACCCCTGCAGGCATTTGCACTGGCCATGCCAGCTTCAAGGAATTAAGGCAAAAAAattagcctctctgtgcttcactccAACAATAATTCTTACTACAAAGATACTTTCCTACCTCGGAGATGTGAAGAACGGAATCAGATAATATCTGCCAATCACCCAGAACTGTAGTGTTTGCTGGCCATTGGAATCAcctagggagctttaaaaaaatactgctgaCTGGgttccacccccagagattctgacttatTGGTCCGAGATGTAAGGTAGGCAGCAGGAGTGCAGAAAGCTCCCAGGTGGTTCTAATGGACAGTCAAGGTTGAGAACTCCTGCTTTCACAGAATGCAAGTTGTTGAGTATGAAGGgttacatttattctttcttttttttttggctgtgccaggagACTtgcgagatctcagttccccgaccagggattgaacccggaccctggcagtgaaagcttggagtcctaaccatcaggccaccagggaactcccagaattACATTTATTCTAACGTCAACCTCCAAGTACAGATTTCTCGCCTCTCACCTCTGTGATAATTCACATCACCTTTTATTTGTGTAAATGCGCTCTTATTCCAAAAGCCTACCAACTGCCATTTACAAACTGGAAAAAGGTCAAAGTGTGTTCTGGTTTCTACCGTTCATTTTCCCTCCAACACAACTGAAGAATGAAACACTAAGGAAATGAAGGGAAATTATCCTAAGACACAAAACTCAGGCAGCACAAACAGCTCAAATGCAGTAAGAGGAGCTCACAGTGCCAAGcttgtattaaaatttaaaaaaaagaaaaagaaaaagaaatttaaaaaaacaattgctTTGAAATTCATCAATTCactaaatggaaaatttttcaaatattaaaaaataataataatttccccAAGACTTTCCGGTAATGGCCCAACTTGTTTTATCTTAAGACAATGAATTCCAAATTATTGCCCCTCTTCAAGCTTTCTTTTAGGTAGTGTGCATTTACATTTTGGCTTCGGATCATGGGGAATGCAAACTACCGTCACCTAATTTTCAAACAATACTACTACATTACCTTACATTAGAAAAGTATATTTCCAAAATGGTTTCATGTACTAATAATAGCTTCTATTTACTTCTGTGTACCAAGTAGCATGCTAGGCACTTAATCATACGATCTCCAATCGTTCCAACAGCCTCATAAGGTTAACTCtataatcccattttacaaaccTAAAAAATGAATCTAGGAAAGATctttaagaaagattttaaattacatacataATCACCGAGCTGCTGTGTGGCCCTGCTCAGATTCAAACCGGAGTCCGTCTGACTCCCAAACCTGTGCTTTTCATACCAAACAACCTTGTTTAATCATCACAAGTAGAAAGATCTGTGCCCAATTATCCCCATTTGCCCAATGAAAAACAGAGAGGTCACATAATCTGCTCCACATCCCAGAATGAGTTAGAAGGAGCCAAGATGATAGCctgtctccccactccccaggttCTTTTAAGGACCAATCACAGTTCATGTGTTATATTATAAAAGCTAGCTGATGGCAGTTATGTCGTACTGATGGGTAGAAATCAAATGCTCCTGATTTCTGAAAATCTTCAGCATTACTGTGAATATGGCTTAACTTCAACACAGGTATGGTATATTCCTGTCTGTTCCAGGCCACCTAAGAATCAGGTAGCAGGTTTAAGTCCTTTATTCGTCCCAGAATCCTCTCATGAATCCTATGAGCaatgatgtagagaacaaacaggcAAAAGCAGCATTTTCCATGCCTCTGGCCCATCCTTGGCTGCCCCAACACCGTCACCAGGCAATCAGCAGGACATCCTGAAGAAGGGCAGACATCACCTTCTATGGgattttcctttatttgtaaaatcGTAGAGGTTATGCCATAAGAATCAGCCAGAAGGTCTCAGCTCCACGAGAGCCGCTATTTGAGGTCGGCACCCAGGGGGAGTGTATCATGTCATATCCCGGCAGAaaggtttcctcttctgtaagctGCCAACACCGCATTCTTATACCTGTATTTCGAAAATTGTGTCTTTGGATGTGTTGTGTCCGAGAAAAGATTCTCGAGCGAAAGTAGACACAACACAGCTTCCTGATGATTCTTTATTCAGCTAAGGGGGCACCACACTGTTCCTTTAACAGCATCTCCATTATTCTAATTCCCTTCTGGGCACCCTGTCTTAAAAATGTGCTGGCAAAAGTTTCCAAAACGCAGTTGAGAAAACCAGCCCCTGTGATTGAAATCCTGCCTTTTTGAATGGACTCCGTCCAATTTGGATTTTCTATACTTTCCCGGAAGACAGACTCTTCCTTCATAGATGCATATTGTGTCCACGTAAGGCAGTGACTCCTTATAGCCATGTTCCTTTCCTGAGGATTGAACCATGATTCCTCTTCTAACTGGACATTAGGTACCTTTAAAATATTCACCTTCCTTAAAATTTCTGGAACCACATTTTGACAGACTGCAATCCTCTTTCTATAGAGTCATATCTAACCATGGACAGATTAGAAAAGATGGCCACTTCATGCAAAATGTccaaagtatcttttaaaataattgtagcCCATCTCTATGTACATTAAGAGCCCTCCACAAAAGAGACAAAacagacaggaaaaaaactatCTCTGGTAGCACCTGTCAAAACTGAGGTCGGATAGGAGACAAATTTCTTCCTTTGAAGGGCTCTGAGGTAGGAGAACTGGGGAAGTCCTAACCCTCCTTCACATCAGAAAATGCTATCTCTTTCCACGACTATTTGGAAAACACCCAACGTTACACCAAATctgattaaattttgaaaaatattcaccTTCCTTAAAATTTCTGGAACCACATTTTGACAGACTGCAATCCTCTTTCTATAGATGATCCCGGTggacacatcttttttttcctccacaatttttACACAGATGACATTTTTATCCATGGGGTTTGGATACTTTCGGAGGAAGCTGGCGACCACCTGCTCGATGGGGTACTTGAACACCTCGTGCACGTCCACGGTGACCCCCATTCCGGCGCGCCTGCCACGCCTCCGCGAGCACACTGCTGCTCGAGCTCTGTATGTGGCGGGCCGCAGGCGTCCACGCCAGGGTAGCCGAAGAGCTTATTTCATGCTTTTAAGTGTAGCACACAAGTTATTCGTTTTAAATACACTTGAAATAATCCTAGTCTGTAGAGTTATGTCAAAAATGCTAAAACATGATACACTTTAAGGTTCATTACTTTCATTTAGCTTTTAAATCCAGGgattgctttattttcattttaattttgttttatcttataaTTATGTAGAATATTTAGTTCCAATATCAATTATACAAAATAAGGAATATTCAGAAATGTATACTTTTTATCTGTGTTCACTCCAACCTGTTCGttctctgttccactgatttgAGGTAAtgattttattctataaaaaagatattatataCAATAGGATCTATTTCTGGATTGTCTAGTCTGTCTTATTGGTCTTTTGTGCTATTCATTCACCAATTCCCATTGTTTTCATTGTAGAGGCTTTATAATGTGTTCTCATACCTTGTTGGGCTACTCCTTCactgctcttctttttcagaagaaCTTGCCGTGCTTGTCTGTTTTGCCAAACAAATTTGTAATCAACTTGTCAGGCTTTTGAAATAAATCTAATGGTCTTTCCAAAGAGTATCAAAGTAAGTTTACAAGTTAGATTATGGATATTTTGAAGATGTAGCCAACAAAATTTCCAGAGAGACTGGATGTGGGGTATAGGAGAACAAGAACAGACAACGATAATCCCAAGGTGTTTGgcctgagaaaatggaagaaaaataagccATCAACTGATGTAAAGGCAGCTAAGGCAGAGCAGGATGAGGGGGCGTATGCTTAATTTTAGTTTGAGAGGCCTATTCGTTATCTATCTAATTAGAAATGTCAAGGAGGTAGTTGGAAATGCGAGTCTGGAATTCAGGGTAGAAGTCACACAGAGATGTAAATTTGGGAGTTACAATCAAGGGGTTAGTATTTATAATTGTGTAAGCTGCTGATATTGCCAAGGGAAGGAGTACTAGAGAAAGACCTGATCCAGGCCAAAGGGAGAATTAGACATTCTTGTTCCTTGGAAAGCAAAGTAACTGTGAAACAGAACAAGGAGTCTGGAAGAATTCTGAATCAATGCTGAGACTGTTGTTGGATCCAAACCCTGGTACAGAGATGGAGGAGTATACCAGTCCAAAAAATGGGGAACAGGAAGAAACAGCCAGAGATGGGTTGAGTTAGGATTGGCAAATCTGAGCAAGGCTCACAGAGGGAGCAGGTCAGGACTACACAGGTAAGAGATATGCAGATATAGGCAGTGTTCTGTGCTCACCAATCTCTTCAGAGAGAGATGTCCTTAGGACGCAGTGTCTTGGCAATCATCACATCCTTCAGTGTCTATCGCGCCTGTTTTTCTCAGGGTTCTTTGTTGCAAACAACAGTTAACAATTTGGGGCTATCTTAACTACGGGAAGAATCTAGTGGAACGATATGGAGTTTCATAAAACGGAGAGgatgaaaatgttgaaaaatggCAAGACCTATGTGACTCTTGAGGGTCTGTAGGTAGGAACTATAAAATCTGAGTTCGAGGGTGAACCATTAGGTGAGGATGCTCTCCAACTTGAGACAATTTTAGCCACCCAGGGAAAGCCCCATAGCTGCTTAGAATGCACCCTTCATCCTTGTATCACTTCCTCCAAAATCAAAGCCCCGACAGAAGGATGTGATGGGCCAGGCCTAGGCCCTGTTCCTCTACCCTGGCTGCAGGACAGTGCTGAGAGGAAAGCATTCTTTCCTTTGGCTTCCATCATGGGAAAGATGTTACTGCAATGTGCAGTGGGGGAATTCTCCAAAcataagaaagaatggaaaactgAACAGACAAAAATTACATGGCAAAGTGTCCATCACAAGTGCTAAAAGAATTTGTAGATGTGATAGCAATCTctgagggacagagaggagaggaactATGCCTAGAGATGGCAGACATCATTTTAAGCCTAATTTTTCCAAAGCAGTAAAGCATGGATTCTGCAAACTGCCAGCTCATAAACCTGGGAGTGTCAGTAGCAAGGAGTTGGGCTGAGTTGAGGAATCAAGGCTGATCAGGACCAAGGTTGGGAAGCAAGCTGTTCAGGCAATATTCTAAAAGAGCTTATTAAATGGCTGATCTGCtcctaataaaa from Physeter macrocephalus isolate SW-GA chromosome 11, ASM283717v5, whole genome shotgun sequence carries:
- the LOC102991995 gene encoding PRELI domain-containing protein 2 isoform X1, which produces MGVTVDVHEVFKYPIEQVVASFLRKYPNPMDKNVICVKIVEEKKDVSTGIIYRKRIAVCQNVVPEILRKRIAVCQNVVPEILRKVNILKVPNVQLEEESWFNPQERNMAIRSHCLTWTQYASMKEESVFRESIENPNWTESIQKGRISITGAGFLNCVLETFASTFLRQGAQKGIRIMEMLLKEQCGAPLAE
- the LOC102991995 gene encoding PRELI domain-containing protein 2 isoform X2, with protein sequence MGVTVDVHEVFKYPIEQVVASFLRKYPNPMDKNVICVKIVEEKKDVSTGIIYRKRIAVCQNVVPEILRKVNILKVPNVQLEEESWFNPQERNMAIRSHCLTWTQYASMKEESVFRESIENPNWTESIQKGRISITGAGFLNCVLETFASTFLRQGAQKGIRIMEMLLKEQCGAPLAE